The Ipomoea triloba cultivar NCNSP0323 chromosome 4, ASM357664v1 DNA segment ctgcgTAGAAAATAGAAACCCACgtctaataaataataatacttggTTGCAGGCAGAAATTGAGAACCTTTATGAACAGCTGAATGGAGAAGCAGCAAAGCATTAGGAGATATCTTTCTGGAGCTAGCAGTAGCAGGTGTTCATTATGAATGAAGAATGTATGTTACGTTGCCTCATCAGTGTGTGGTGGTTTTAATgtatattacatacatacatagggGAGTGTGTGAGGGAGTGATAATTTGACAGGCTTATCTAATATCTCCCCCCCTTTGTGTGTTTCAAGTCTGAAACTTTTAAGCACCCCCATTATCGTTGTCTTTTCCTTTCAATAAGAGGCAAAGTATCATGTTGTTTAAAGTTTAGCTCATCTTATATAAGCCGTTACTTCACTTGCGAACAAACACACTTGGTTTTACAACACCTCAAGGCTGGGCAAGTCTGCAACAACCAACCACTTTAAAGAACCCTCCAACGAAATAATGAAACCATACAAAACAGGGGAAGAGAAGGGAGTGGGGAAGAAGATGTTCGTACAGCATTTACTATTTCAGTAATAAAATTGATAACACTAGGAACAAAATGTATCCTTCAAACACAGGAAGAATGTCTCATACAGATAAACCAAACTATTTAGAGAACTACATTTCCACAATGGTACACCATCTGTCCCATCATCTTATCTTATGCAAAAACGTGAATAATAAATAAGGCGAGCAACATGATGAGTAACTAAAAATTTGCAACTTCACTGAATTAAGCATAACACCCTTtacttctttttcttgttttgctCTCTATCTCTCTCCCTCTTCTTGTATAGTCTATCAAGTACATGCTTTGCTTCACACTGGGGGAAATTTGAGAGATCATAATAGTGTGGAGCTATATCAACCAACCTGAATAATAAGTACATACATAGAAGAAACACAGTTAGCAAGCAACACAAATAACCAACACCCAATCAAACAAGGTTTCAATCACAATTGTTTTTAATTGTTTCACTGTAgaagaacaaagaaaaaattgacCCACATCTCTCAAGTCCTCCAATAGATTTATATTCCCAACTGAGAGAGAGCAATGGAGTAAGCATATATGCTTCTTTAACtcaaaagctttatttttaaAGCAAGAACTAGAAATTGCCTATAAGCTAGGGGGAATTTCTGTCTGTGCTCCCAATTCTCAACCACCTCTAAGAAAAAAGAGGGATGCCCAACACAAAAATGGCAGTATGCACACTCAAATAACAGGGAAGGATAACAATAaagtaggtacataaaaatgatGATTCTTAATGTTAAATTAGCACCTAAAAACTTACCATTCACCACGAATATCAGTAACAGTCCGGATGAAATTCCTGCTTGTTAACACATATTCATTGTATATAACCCATTCTGGCTTATGATCCAGGCAATTTGAAGGATGCAAGTGAACCACCTGCAATCAAATTAAGCAGATACCATTTTGTTATAGGAAAAGTAATTAGTAGACATTTAAGAAATAATCCAAAAACTATGGTTGTTTCCACAAAGGGCACATACTTGATTGTCCTTCACTGTCAGATAGTGACCAGTACGTTCCAAATGAGCCACCTGCATGAAATAACCAGCTAACATGGCCTTTCTTATGTTGACATAGTAGTCACGGCTGTTGAAGTCTGTGCTACACAGCTTGAGGTTGAATCTTGTCATAATGCGTGAGAGTTGCTGCCTTACATTATCTGCAGACTTGAGAGCCCTGTGATTAACGAAATTCTCATAGCACCATTGtggatcctcctctgaaaagCATCAAACCCAGCAAGAAAATTACTTATAATCTAGTTGTTCTTAGATTGAGAAGACAAGAGAAATAGAGAACATGAAACTCACTGTTTTGCTTGTAAGCATGGTACACATTCAGCAGCGTGAGGTGATCTCCATCAATGTGACTAAAACGACCTTTCGCTTCATCTGCAGCTTTTTGAGCCTCCCTAGGCCGGACAAAGCAATTTGGTACTAAAGAAAAAATTGGTTATCACAGAGGAGGCCCACTGTGGTCAGCAGATGCATAGAGGCGAGACGACACCATTTGCTTCATGAGAGAATACTGAGAAACTGCAACTATCTGCATCAGCACTAGCTTAGAACCTCTATGGTGCATGCCAGCGGGGGCATGGAACCCAGACAAGACAGTTGCTGATGacaacctaagaagacacaaaaCCACATACATGTGCACTCCTGTACTCATGTATGAAGTTAACCACATCATATGTGCATAGAAACATATCTATGCACAAGATGATAAAGGCCTAGGGAAGCAGAGTTCCCAGCCTGACAAGACCTAACACTGATGTGGACAAAGACCACACTCACAGACTTGACCAATGGTAAAAAAGTATGATTAAAGACAAGATTACCTGATAGCATGGCAGAAACAGAAAGAATCTCATTGGAGCAGTTGAATTCTGGGCTGACAACAAGCATTTTTCCCATTTGAGGATCTAGGGGGAACTCACTCATGATCTCACCCAGCTTGGTCAAGTTTCCATCATCATCCAAGGCACCAAGGTAATTCAAAACCTCCAAGGCTCTCATTAATGTTTCAGGTGCCGGGGGATCCATGAAATCAAAATGGACCAGGTCATCTATCCCTAGCTTCTTCAAAGTTAGAACTGTATTGGCAAGGTTCGACCGAAGTATTTCTGGATAGGTCTGTGGTTGAAGATCATTATGAAAACTCTTTTCTGTATAAAGTCTATAACATTTTCCAGGTTGCGTTCTTCCAGCACGCCCAGATCTCTGGTGAGCACTTGCCTTTGAAATTGGAGAAACCAACAATGATTCAACACGTACCCTAGGATTATAAACTTTTTGCTTTGCAAACCCTGGGTCTATAACATATACAATACCATCTATAGTCAATGACGTCTCAGCAATATTTGTGGACACAACAACCTTCCTTCCAGGAGGACCACCTTCCACTAGTGGGGGAGGAGCAGCTTCAAAAATCTTCTGTTGCATAGCAGGTGGAAGTGTAGAATAAAGAGGAACAGCTTTAACAGGGCCCACTTGATCTCCCAAAttgttaatttcttttgttattttccGACATGCATCCTCAATCTCCTCTTCTCCAGTGAGAAAAACAAGGATGTCACCAGGAGGCTCACACATATGTATCTGCACCACAGTCCGAATAGCTGCTTCAAGATAGTCCCTCTCAGGCTCCTGAGTGTAAAAGATTTCCACAGGATGAAGCCGACCAGGAACTTTCATGAGAGGTGCACCATTAAAATAACCCTGAAACTTCTCAGCCTCGAGTGTGGCACTCATAACAACTAACTTGAGATCTGACCTATTTTTCAACACCTCCTTAAGAAGCCCAAAGAGAACATCAGTTGCCAGTGTCCTTTCATGAGCTTCATCAAGAATTATAACCTTGTATCTTTCCAGGAGAGGATCTGTCATGGCTTCTCTTAACAGCATACCATCAGTCAAGTACCTGTCATGAAAGGCACAAGGATCAATAACCACAAAAAGGCAGGAGGCAGTAAATTTCATTCTATGTGTAAAAGAATTGCACATAATTATTTGTTGTAAGCAAGTGTAATTACTTCAAAACTGTCCGAGCACCACTGCAGTCTTCAAAACGAATGCTATAACCCACTTCCTCTCCAATGGTCACATCCATCTCTTCAGCGACTCGACGAGAAACAGACATTGCAGCAACCCTCCGAGGTTGAGTGCATCCAATCATATACTTCCTTCGCTTATCAGGGGTCTCAACATCAACAGCATCAAGAACAAACTGAGGTATCTGTGAAGAGGAGCAAGATATAAGAGTTGGAACTTTGAAATGTCAATAAATGCTTCCTTTTTTACTGAAGCAGAATGATATCTCCAACACAATTACTACTAACTCAACTCTACAAGCTAAATAGTATAAACTAGTGCAGACCAAACCTCAAAGCAACACATTACACCCCGGCccgcttttttcttttttcccctaCCACTATCCGAAACCAATATGAAAAAACATAGCTGAAACTGTAACAATATAGTGAATGGATTGCGAAGAAGAAGATATTTAGATACCCTAAAATAACAGAGCAGAAGCTAATAGAAAATATCACTTCCCCTTGTTAATTTCCAATTCATAAGAAATGGGCAAGAGTGCGATGGGATTAGGAATCAGTGAATTACTATAGCGAAAAGTAAgccaatcaaaatcaaaatacatatatatgttatgttataAAGAGAGGCGTACTGACCTGAGTGGTTTTACCACTACCAGTTTCGCCGACCAAGATGAGGGTTTGATTGGCTTTCAAGACCTGCAGGAACTCCTCTTTCTGGTGCCAAACAGGAAGAGTCTTCCTCTTCTCCAAGATCTCATAGTACCTCTGGGAGTAGGGCCTGCCGGTCCAGCTATTGACGGAAGAGGACATGGCGGCGTTGTTGGGCTGAAGCGCGGCACCAACACCGTTGAGCTTGGAGATCTTGGTGGTGGCGTCGTCCACGACGTCGAACAAACTCACCTTTCTCTTCCTCTCGGTTCCCATCAATCAAATCCGCAACCTCCTTGTTGCCGACGACGCAGAAGAATGGCCGACGATGCCTGCCGTGGCCGTCGTCTTGTTTTTGGGAAATTTGCTACGAGCCGCAACGCAGAAGAGAACAGAGGAGATTGGAATTTGTTGTTGATTTGAGTCGAGTTATGTGATTTATTTATATGCACAACAGCAACAACATCAATTACAACAACAATAGAGTAAAGGACGTGGGGGTGGCTTGGGAGCTGGGGAGAGAAGAGAATTTTCTGGATTTACTTCTACCCAGCTCCCGCCTGTTCGTCCAAACCCTATTGGGCCATACACCAAACTAAAATATATTGGGCTACAGCCCAAACTATAATCGGGTTCTCATTATTCATCCAACACTACCCATAGACAATGCCAtagttatgccatggacccggattcaccttgcaaggtagattcgggtcaaaatacacaatttatatattaaatatttacaatttataaaatgaatgttcattatttaaactatgaatatttagtatgtaaattgtgaatatacagtatataaattgtgtatcttTAAATCCGAGTTCACAAAATAATAAGCAAATGCATGTTGCGTTGTcaacggcaaattataccatgaatcatggtctacaaCTCTATGTACtgtgactccactgaggctcgaacccaccacctcccatataaaggaaacgatttgatgccactggaccacaaggtccttggcatcaattatcaagttatttgttcacatatacaaaaattattaattatagatacagaatgtgtcaactgaATGTACAAAAAGGttcacaatacaatatgaaccatggtccatgtataACAATTGGTTATCAACTTCTTctggggcaaattatgctatggactcgggtccaccttgcaaggtggactcgggtccatattcacaattgtagaactctatgttcacaatttagaaatttatatttacagttttagatttcaatatacaaaattacattatctAATATCACAAtgtttaactctatattcacaatttagttataaaaattcaaaaattatgttatacggttaaacatagagttatgatGTTGTTaaatatggagttatgaaattgtgaacgtggaattataatattatgaaattatgaacatgaaattataaaattgtgaatatgaacgCGGATCCACCTTCGCAAGGTGGATCCGAGTTCATGACATAACATCTGTCCTTAGGAGAATAGGAGTCCCGCCTCtagtatttttattaattcCATTCCGATTACGATTCCATATGAAGTTTTTGGTTACCTTTTCATGTGGgctttactttttattttgtgttttcgCTCTGAACTTGCATCATTTGGAGCttctaatataaataataaatgaataataacaCCTAACCTATAGTAGACTCGTAAACTCGTAGTCTCGTCCACCTTTAAAAAACTACACTTCCAAAAGTTAGGCCACTTTATTGACTAGCTTATAAATTTTAAACAGGAAATTAGAAAACCAATGCCCGCACAAGAAGCTTCTAAtcatgaaatataatataatgtaa contains these protein-coding regions:
- the LOC116017460 gene encoding probable pre-mRNA-splicing factor ATP-dependent RNA helicase DEAH2, with the translated sequence MGTERKRKVSLFDVVDDATTKISKLNGVGAALQPNNAAMSSSVNSWTGRPYSQRYYEILEKRKTLPVWHQKEEFLQVLKANQTLILVGETGSGKTTQIPQFVLDAVDVETPDKRRKYMIGCTQPRRVAAMSVSRRVAEEMDVTIGEEVGYSIRFEDCSGARTVLKYLTDGMLLREAMTDPLLERYKVIILDEAHERTLATDVLFGLLKEVLKNRSDLKLVVMSATLEAEKFQGYFNGAPLMKVPGRLHPVEIFYTQEPERDYLEAAIRTVVQIHMCEPPGDILVFLTGEEEIEDACRKITKEINNLGDQVGPVKAVPLYSTLPPAMQQKIFEAAPPPLVEGGPPGRKVVVSTNIAETSLTIDGIVYVIDPGFAKQKVYNPRVRVESLLVSPISKASAHQRSGRAGRTQPGKCYRLYTEKSFHNDLQPQTYPEILRSNLANTVLTLKKLGIDDLVHFDFMDPPAPETLMRALEVLNYLGALDDDGNLTKLGEIMSEFPLDPQMGKMLVVSPEFNCSNEILSVSAMLSVPNCFVRPREAQKAADEAKGRFSHIDGDHLTLLNVYHAYKQNKEDPQWCYENFVNHRALKSADNVRQQLSRIMTRFNLKLCSTDFNSRDYYVNIRKAMLAGYFMQVAHLERTGHYLTVKDNQVVHLHPSNCLDHKPEWVIYNEYVLTSRNFIRTVTDIRGEWLVDIAPHYYDLSNFPQCEAKHVLDRLYKKRERDREQNKKKK